One genomic segment of Trichococcus shcherbakoviae includes these proteins:
- a CDS encoding response regulator transcription factor, protein MRILLIDDHHLIGRSLEISLKSYSEISDFFYLSDPKKALEVVDSYMPSIILMDIHMGEHNGLEIGSQILQKYPVKLVFLSGFSLIEYKERAFKIGAHGFFDKHIEADDLVDNLKIIQFENKKIFPEFKAKGRILLTDREKEILQLISQGVKQTAVASELGISERTVRNHMYSVSEKLQTNTVVESVIKAIELGIINVRLQ, encoded by the coding sequence ATGAGAATACTATTAATTGACGATCATCACTTAATCGGAAGAAGTCTGGAGATATCGCTCAAAAGTTATTCTGAAATATCAGATTTTTTTTACCTATCTGATCCAAAGAAAGCCCTCGAAGTTGTAGATTCCTACATGCCATCCATCATCTTAATGGATATTCACATGGGCGAACACAACGGACTAGAAATCGGGAGCCAAATACTACAAAAATACCCGGTAAAACTGGTTTTTTTGTCAGGCTTTAGCCTGATAGAATATAAGGAGAGAGCTTTTAAGATTGGTGCTCATGGTTTTTTTGATAAACACATCGAAGCAGATGATTTAGTGGATAATCTGAAAATCATTCAATTTGAAAACAAGAAAATTTTTCCTGAATTTAAGGCTAAAGGGCGTATCCTTTTAACAGACAGAGAAAAAGAAATTTTACAACTGATCTCTCAAGGAGTTAAACAAACCGCGGTTGCATCTGAGCTGGGAATTTCGGAAAGGACCGTTCGAAATCATATGTATTCTGTGAGTGAGAAGCTACAAACGAATACTGTTGTTGAATCAGTAATTAAAGCGATTGAATTGGGCATTATTAATGTTCGTCTACAATAA
- a CDS encoding polyprenyl synthetase family protein, with amino-acid sequence MGPYKIEEEYGVALTSYLSEFKKNFPSSFVDLVQMELSKKSTDRLSLGKVYLFLSLDQNKPQSLPTKNQIAVRLDILFILCDYLDDILDGDSVIALPKNELLINAMSLLFISIGELCELTKNYLDTSKILFFLTESVNGERFDFYSTLSEDSSAEVYFSKMLQKSTPLVQLVFYLACPDNELIWKDCAQNLSTAFQLQNDALDCMDTSKSDLVLFKETLPFTKALEYARINTDKRFLTIIEHRITDEDSLAFLAFYMEECGAVEYCLRAASLYFEEAFQILKNNSNISVEVFTLLKSYLKE; translated from the coding sequence ATGGGACCTTATAAAATTGAAGAGGAATATGGTGTAGCTTTAACTTCCTACTTATCAGAATTTAAGAAGAATTTCCCCTCTTCCTTTGTGGATCTCGTGCAAATGGAGTTGTCAAAAAAAAGTACGGACAGATTGTCGTTAGGGAAAGTTTATTTGTTTCTTTCTTTGGATCAAAATAAACCACAGTCCCTTCCAACAAAGAATCAGATTGCGGTCAGACTGGATATTCTTTTTATTTTGTGTGATTACCTTGATGATATTTTAGACGGGGACAGTGTGATTGCTTTGCCAAAAAATGAGTTGCTCATTAATGCTATGTCTCTGCTTTTTATAAGTATAGGAGAGCTTTGTGAACTCACCAAAAACTATCTTGATACCTCTAAGATATTATTTTTTCTTACAGAATCAGTAAACGGAGAGCGTTTCGATTTTTATTCAACACTTTCAGAAGATTCCTCTGCAGAAGTTTATTTTTCTAAGATGCTGCAGAAATCTACTCCTTTAGTTCAACTGGTCTTCTACCTTGCTTGTCCTGATAATGAACTTATTTGGAAAGACTGCGCACAAAATCTCTCTACTGCTTTTCAACTGCAAAACGATGCGCTAGACTGCATGGACACGAGCAAGTCGGATTTGGTTTTATTCAAGGAAACGCTTCCCTTTACAAAGGCCCTTGAATACGCACGCATAAACACCGATAAAAGGTTTCTCACTATTATTGAGCATCGAATAACTGATGAGGATTCTCTAGCTTTCTTAGCCTTTTATATGGAAGAATGCGGTGCGGTTGAATATTGTTTAAGAGCTGCCTCGCTTTACTTTGAAGAAGCTTTTCAAATTCTAAAGAATAATTCTAACATTTCTGTAGAAGTTTTTACCTTATTAAAGAGCTATTTAAAGGAGTAA
- a CDS encoding ABC transporter ATP-binding protein — MEQRAYVEKLKLKFPGDADLLFKDLSFSVAEGEKVLLLGPSGCGKSTLLQVLSGLIPQSIEVPMKAEKLVTPASWGYVFQDPDSQFCMPYVDEELAFVLENLAVPREEMAAKIDFALRQVGLELADSHIPIESLSGGMKQRLAIASVLVLDPEVLFLDEPSAMLDPEGTEAIWEVLQDVCKDKTVIIVEHKIDHVLAFAERLVLFDASGRIIADGPNEEIFSAHKDEMKEQGIWFPGVWDRHLAETPLQREQKSFRLQSPLMELRDFKGFRNGEIKIQGAGLAAYPGEWIIIRGQNGAGKSTFLHAVMQFIKTSGDYELEGKPIKKVKKLADRVAFVFQNPEYQFVANTVHEEMAYSLRLDGKGNSDIEKLVEEYLELFQLSGQREKNPFQLSMGQKRRLSVAATIIQGQRLILLDEPTFGLDSKNTFALLEFLESYRKKGAVILMVTHDETLSRNYGTTFWTVADGEIRDTTESATDMRTAFSAELQLEGRMCG; from the coding sequence ATGGAGCAGCGAGCGTATGTGGAAAAGCTGAAGTTGAAGTTTCCCGGCGACGCCGATTTGTTGTTCAAGGACCTTTCCTTTTCGGTGGCTGAAGGCGAAAAAGTGCTGCTTTTGGGGCCGTCCGGCTGCGGCAAATCCACGCTGCTGCAGGTGTTGAGCGGGCTGATTCCGCAATCGATCGAAGTGCCGATGAAGGCCGAAAAGCTCGTGACGCCGGCTTCCTGGGGCTATGTTTTTCAGGACCCGGACAGCCAATTCTGCATGCCCTATGTCGATGAAGAACTCGCTTTTGTGCTCGAAAATCTGGCGGTTCCGCGCGAAGAGATGGCTGCCAAAATAGACTTTGCGCTCCGGCAAGTGGGTTTGGAGCTGGCGGACAGCCATATCCCCATCGAAAGCCTTTCCGGAGGGATGAAGCAACGGCTGGCGATCGCCTCGGTATTGGTGTTGGATCCGGAAGTGCTCTTTTTGGATGAGCCCTCCGCCATGCTGGATCCGGAAGGAACGGAAGCGATCTGGGAGGTCCTGCAGGATGTCTGCAAGGACAAAACGGTCATCATTGTGGAACACAAAATCGATCATGTGCTGGCATTCGCCGAACGGCTCGTGTTGTTCGATGCATCCGGCCGCATCATCGCCGATGGACCGAACGAAGAAATCTTCTCGGCCCACAAGGACGAGATGAAGGAGCAGGGCATCTGGTTTCCGGGGGTGTGGGACCGGCATCTGGCAGAAACGCCGTTGCAACGGGAGCAAAAGTCCTTTAGATTGCAAAGCCCGCTGATGGAATTGCGTGATTTCAAAGGCTTCCGTAATGGGGAAATAAAGATTCAAGGAGCCGGGCTGGCGGCCTATCCGGGTGAATGGATCATCATCCGCGGCCAAAATGGAGCCGGGAAAAGTACTTTCCTGCATGCCGTCATGCAGTTCATCAAAACGAGCGGGGACTACGAGTTGGAGGGGAAACCGATCAAAAAAGTGAAAAAGCTGGCTGATCGGGTCGCTTTCGTTTTCCAGAATCCGGAGTACCAGTTCGTGGCGAATACGGTCCATGAAGAGATGGCCTATTCGCTGCGGCTGGACGGAAAGGGAAATTCGGATATCGAGAAGCTTGTGGAGGAATATCTGGAGCTTTTCCAATTGAGCGGGCAGCGGGAGAAAAATCCTTTCCAACTTTCGATGGGGCAAAAGCGCCGCCTGAGTGTAGCGGCGACGATCATCCAAGGACAGCGATTGATACTCTTGGATGAACCGACTTTCGGGTTGGATTCCAAAAACACCTTTGCCTTGCTGGAATTTTTGGAGAGTTACCGGAAAAAGGGCGCCGTCATCCTGATGGTGACCCACGATGAAACACTCTCCCGGAACTACGGGACAACTTTTTGGACGGTTGCCGACGGTGAAATCAGGGATACCACGGAATCGGCTACTGACATGCGGACTGCGTTCTCCGCGGAACTGCAGCTGGAAGGGAGAATGTGCGGATGA
- a CDS encoding response regulator transcription factor codes for MVKLLIADDNKQITSILKEYSEKDGYEAVVAYDGEQALQEFGKDKFDLILLDVMMPKKDGFEVCREIRKVSSIPIIMVTARGEDFERIMGLDIGADDYIVKPFSPGEVMARIRAILRRLDQTSDNKDHHKLYVHENLEIRLDEFIVKVAGHQVHLTKKEIELLWILATNKNKVFSRDNLLDSVWGYDYFGDNRTVDSHIKRLRAKVDQIPHPSWDIKTVWGIGYKFEVNPDEV; via the coding sequence ATGGTAAAGCTATTGATTGCGGATGATAATAAACAAATAACATCCATCCTGAAGGAGTATTCAGAAAAGGATGGCTACGAGGCGGTCGTCGCCTATGATGGCGAACAGGCGCTGCAGGAATTCGGGAAAGACAAATTCGATTTGATTTTGCTGGATGTGATGATGCCGAAAAAGGATGGCTTCGAAGTGTGCAGGGAAATCCGGAAAGTTTCCTCGATTCCCATCATCATGGTGACCGCCAGAGGGGAAGATTTTGAACGGATCATGGGCTTGGATATCGGAGCGGACGACTACATCGTCAAGCCTTTTTCGCCGGGTGAAGTGATGGCGCGCATTCGGGCAATCCTACGGCGGTTGGATCAGACATCGGACAACAAGGATCACCATAAACTCTACGTCCATGAAAACCTGGAAATCCGTCTCGATGAGTTCATCGTGAAGGTCGCTGGGCATCAGGTCCATCTCACGAAAAAAGAGATCGAGCTGCTTTGGATTTTGGCGACGAACAAGAACAAGGTGTTCAGCCGTGACAACTTACTGGATAGCGTCTGGGGCTACGACTATTTCGGCGATAATCGGACGGTCGACTCGCACATCAAACGGCTGCGGGCAAAAGTCGATCAAATTCCCCATCCGTCGTGGGACATCAAAACCGTTTGGGGCATCGGCTATAAGTTTGAGGTGAATCCGGATGAAGTATAA
- a CDS encoding efflux RND transporter periplasmic adaptor subunit, translating to MKRDKAKEEQTNKKGFKMKPLSKKKRIIFSAVWGVIAILAISAAFFFKQKQQQEPAVASYESVTIEKADDLIFNGSVAAQNVEEFYYDQTKGEVSDILVTNNQEISADTVVLVYQNETVQDQITEQQQTLDKLTLAVNNAQENLDNTYIKKQTIQNSLNEALSTFNNADADSMEGQAIRQEEQPKMDQYKEAISSQEEVISQAQQALDSANLDLSTATQNIELAKNKITTNVAATTDGTAIVEPKGKTNASVPVIKILGKDTIIKALVSEYDYRHLATDQAVEIQLLNSNKKIAGTITEVSILPESTATEGTATAQSNVANYSFKVKPSENLQYGYSCQIYVPVNELRIPEKAILNEEDKQYVFVYSKGTVKKQPILSENRDGVFVVTEGLKEKDRIISNPSQDLKDGQEVMVN from the coding sequence ATGAAGAGAGACAAGGCAAAGGAAGAACAAACGAATAAAAAAGGATTTAAAATGAAACCACTGTCCAAAAAGAAACGCATAATCTTTAGTGCCGTATGGGGAGTGATCGCCATTTTAGCGATCAGTGCGGCATTTTTTTTCAAACAAAAACAGCAGCAGGAACCTGCAGTGGCCTCCTATGAGTCGGTAACGATAGAAAAAGCCGATGATTTAATTTTTAATGGATCCGTTGCGGCTCAAAACGTAGAGGAATTCTATTATGATCAGACAAAGGGCGAGGTTTCCGACATTTTAGTAACAAATAATCAAGAAATCAGTGCAGACACGGTGGTTTTGGTCTATCAAAACGAAACCGTACAAGATCAAATAACGGAACAGCAACAAACGCTCGATAAACTAACTTTAGCAGTGAATAATGCACAAGAAAATCTGGACAATACGTATATAAAAAAACAAACTATTCAAAATAGTTTGAATGAAGCATTAAGTACATTCAATAATGCAGATGCCGATTCAATGGAAGGTCAAGCCATTCGCCAAGAAGAACAACCTAAAATGGATCAGTATAAAGAAGCTATCTCTTCCCAGGAAGAAGTCATCTCACAAGCGCAGCAGGCACTAGATTCCGCAAACTTGGATTTATCCACTGCCACTCAAAATATCGAACTTGCCAAGAATAAAATTACAACAAATGTTGCAGCAACAACTGACGGAACCGCCATTGTGGAACCAAAAGGGAAAACAAATGCGAGTGTTCCCGTTATTAAAATTTTAGGCAAAGACACAATCATAAAAGCATTAGTTTCCGAGTATGATTACAGACACTTAGCAACAGATCAAGCTGTGGAAATCCAATTGCTGAACAGTAATAAAAAAATCGCAGGTACGATCACAGAAGTCAGTATATTGCCGGAATCTACGGCTACTGAGGGGACTGCAACTGCACAATCTAATGTGGCAAATTATTCCTTCAAAGTAAAACCATCAGAAAATTTACAATATGGGTATAGTTGCCAAATTTATGTACCCGTTAATGAACTGCGTATACCCGAAAAGGCAATCCTGAACGAAGAGGATAAGCAGTATGTTTTTGTCTATTCCAAAGGAACTGTCAAAAAACAGCCAATCCTGTCAGAAAATAGAGACGGTGTTTTTGTTGTCACAGAGGGATTAAAAGAAAAGGATCGAATTATTTCCAATCCGTCCCAAGATTTAAAAGACGGCCAAGAAGTGATGGTGAATTAG
- a CDS encoding ABC transporter ATP-binding protein has product MISLVNVNKYYKNDEESLHVLKNINLAIAPGEMIAIMGPSGSGKSTLINLLGFIDKQFEGQYLFEGKTLLTSSDETLSKIRNQTVGFVFQNFSLIENNTVFENVELPLLYNGYKFHQTKEKVMAVLKKVGLSDKADKHLKQLSGGQQQRVAIARALINQPKFLIADEPTGALDSHTSEEIMKLFVDLNTQDQVTIILVTHNPDMVPYCSRLISIRDGEIIEDKALRP; this is encoded by the coding sequence ATGATCAGTTTGGTTAATGTGAATAAATACTATAAGAACGATGAAGAAAGCCTGCATGTCCTAAAAAATATTAATCTGGCGATTGCTCCAGGTGAAATGATTGCCATTATGGGTCCATCGGGATCGGGCAAATCAACCTTAATTAATTTACTGGGATTCATCGATAAACAATTCGAAGGGCAATACTTATTTGAGGGAAAGACGTTATTGACTTCTTCCGATGAAACCCTCTCAAAAATCCGGAATCAAACTGTGGGCTTTGTGTTTCAAAATTTCAGCTTGATCGAGAATAATACTGTTTTTGAAAACGTTGAATTACCCTTGCTTTACAATGGCTATAAATTTCACCAAACAAAAGAAAAGGTAATGGCTGTTTTGAAGAAAGTGGGTCTTTCCGATAAGGCGGATAAACACCTGAAACAGTTATCAGGCGGCCAACAGCAGCGCGTGGCAATTGCCAGAGCGTTAATTAACCAACCTAAATTCCTCATCGCAGACGAACCGACGGGGGCATTGGATTCGCATACTTCTGAGGAGATTATGAAGTTATTTGTGGATTTGAATACCCAAGATCAGGTTACGATTATTCTCGTTACACATAACCCTGATATGGTCCCGTATTGTTCAAGATTAATAAGTATTCGCGATGGTGAGATTATTGAAGATAAGGCGTTACGCCCATGA
- a CDS encoding ATP-binding protein, producing the protein MKIMKIASVTMPWLIILTYIFYYLTAMEQTDFIYLFIGAYIFSLGSFIYLNIPDYPSSSRFYNLTTIMALMFLFIYSNVPWLNFTGLLLLCLCPVSLYLFLYSFIQSENRKLFKISMLILTGSSIYSFFSFILKIYPEFTLLLLLSISTTTSYITIYKERKLFFSSLSFKFLSFSVLLAFIPFIVSYSLPAVFSSGVLGDPRTALLVLVFPTCIACILSYMKTISLPDNLILNMAINILSFCFFIIISWLEVSLQNKLIVTLLFYFFCYLSHFLIQFIQHFKKMRAEKNIEELNNEKIELLNQVTYSNFMNSVSNLLLNRLKGETNSSTILVMMQSNNQRFVLCQSGNRISRAIKKELFSSLSSKQEVTIRGNTYHYLSVSRFHEKLFVFIEKTDYSVDLDHIEDILHQYEGIITTIRKMHTNQQKYIDSSLGTTELLQAKLFNNLEKEKTKYTHYLHDSVLQSVIGLHTLVSNLHGDDEIESLVRIEFSKLIRSIRDEVFNISPSTLYYLSFEENIQILIEDFNHKYPEIEYLLIYQLNGELPKHLVAPVYRVIKELNENIGKHSQATYGITKILNKKNILSIVIEDNGKGIHDYFKIEKNLFKGKEHIGLLSIKNDLKWLNGSFEISPMETVNSGTIIEINIPFEKGEAL; encoded by the coding sequence TTGAAAATAATGAAAATAGCTAGCGTTACAATGCCTTGGCTTATTATACTGACCTATATATTTTATTACCTAACCGCAATGGAACAAACGGATTTTATTTATCTCTTTATTGGCGCCTATATTTTTTCGTTAGGCAGTTTTATTTATTTAAATATACCCGACTATCCTTCCTCATCCAGGTTTTATAATTTAACTACGATTATGGCTTTGATGTTCTTGTTTATTTACTCTAACGTCCCTTGGCTTAATTTTACTGGGTTATTGCTTTTGTGTCTTTGCCCAGTTTCGCTTTATTTATTTCTATATTCATTTATTCAATCAGAAAATAGAAAACTATTTAAAATAAGTATGTTAATTTTAACAGGTAGTTCAATTTATTCTTTTTTTTCTTTTATTCTCAAAATTTATCCGGAATTCACCTTGCTGTTACTGTTATCTATTTCAACCACTACAAGCTATATAACTATATATAAGGAACGTAAACTGTTCTTTAGTTCATTAAGTTTTAAATTTTTAAGTTTTTCTGTTCTGTTGGCCTTTATTCCATTCATCGTTAGTTATTCTTTGCCAGCGGTCTTTTCGTCTGGCGTATTGGGCGATCCGAGGACAGCTTTACTAGTTTTGGTATTTCCGACGTGCATTGCCTGTATCTTGAGTTACATGAAGACGATTTCGTTACCGGATAACCTTATTTTGAATATGGCAATCAATATTTTAAGCTTTTGTTTTTTTATAATCATCAGTTGGTTGGAAGTTTCTTTGCAAAACAAACTGATAGTCACGCTGCTTTTTTATTTCTTTTGTTATCTCTCTCACTTTTTGATTCAATTTATTCAGCACTTTAAAAAAATGAGAGCCGAAAAAAATATTGAAGAGTTGAATAATGAAAAAATAGAACTCCTGAATCAGGTTACGTACTCTAATTTTATGAATAGCGTGTCCAATTTACTGCTGAATCGATTGAAAGGTGAAACAAACAGTTCGACAATATTAGTTATGATGCAATCGAACAATCAAAGATTTGTACTCTGTCAGTCCGGAAACAGAATTTCTCGAGCAATAAAAAAAGAACTCTTTTCGTCGCTCTCTTCAAAGCAAGAAGTAACTATACGTGGAAACACTTACCATTATTTATCCGTTTCAAGATTTCACGAAAAGTTATTTGTCTTTATAGAAAAAACAGACTATTCGGTTGATTTAGATCATATAGAAGATATCCTTCATCAATACGAAGGGATTATTACGACTATCAGGAAAATGCATACTAACCAGCAAAAATATATTGATTCATCACTAGGAACAACCGAATTACTACAAGCAAAACTATTCAATAATCTTGAAAAAGAAAAAACAAAATATACGCATTACTTGCACGATAGCGTCCTACAGTCCGTTATCGGATTACATACCCTTGTCTCAAATCTTCATGGAGATGATGAAATAGAATCCTTAGTACGCATAGAGTTTTCAAAATTAATTCGATCTATACGAGATGAAGTTTTTAATATTTCGCCATCTACATTATATTATTTAAGTTTTGAGGAAAACATTCAAATTCTAATAGAAGATTTCAATCACAAGTATCCTGAAATTGAGTATTTATTAATTTATCAGTTAAATGGGGAACTACCCAAACACTTAGTAGCTCCTGTATATAGAGTCATTAAAGAGCTCAACGAAAATATTGGGAAACACTCACAAGCTACTTATGGAATAACCAAAATACTCAACAAAAAAAATATTCTATCAATAGTCATTGAAGATAATGGAAAAGGAATACATGATTACTTTAAAATTGAAAAAAATTTATTTAAGGGGAAAGAACATATCGGACTTCTTTCTATAAAAAATGATTTAAAGTGGTTAAATGGATCTTTTGAGATTTCTCCAATGGAAACAGTTAACTCTGGAACCATCATAGAAATAAACATTCCTTTTGAAAAAGGTGAAGCCTTATGA
- a CDS encoding HAMP domain-containing sensor histidine kinase, with amino-acid sequence MKYKITRKLVLYFTSVILLFSVVVGGAFLLLFTRHTEEIYRADMQERAEAIAAGVADYLEDGSPALDSAAPTANGNATGKQIENSSLLVQSGATGTTGRKNVNGYNAYITAIQDIAMGEVWIVDQSAETISVGTGKKEIIYGELPGAALALVDEVFEGDVAFSEGFSPLLEDTSITVGAPVLSAEGEVIAAVLLHDYIANMQAAVRSGFSTLGISLALALIAAVGIAVLLAKRFIQPLKRMEETTQQLADNHYETHTGIIQNDEMGSLAANIDILADKLAEAAQESAKLDKMRKDFITSISHELRTPVTVIRGSLEALNDHVVEDPAKIDEYYQQMLTESIHLERMINDLLELSRLQNPDYQMEMSSLNFVDVVENAIRSVRYIAREKGITLTFSKEPLAFMLMGDYTRLRQMLLAVMENAVKFSAEKSEIRITLTGAGEGCRLAITDNGPGIPEKDQPYIFEKFFKSNEESNKQGTGLGLAVAKQIADRHGIVLSVESTPGKGSTFLFDLNQ; translated from the coding sequence ATGAAGTATAAGATTACCCGCAAGCTGGTCCTCTATTTCACATCCGTCATCCTGCTGTTTTCCGTGGTTGTCGGAGGGGCCTTCCTGTTGCTGTTCACCCGGCATACCGAAGAGATTTATCGGGCGGATATGCAGGAACGGGCTGAGGCGATCGCGGCCGGCGTAGCCGATTATCTGGAAGACGGGAGTCCCGCTTTAGATTCGGCTGCGCCCACTGCGAATGGTAATGCTACCGGCAAGCAAATCGAAAATAGTAGCCTGCTCGTACAAAGTGGTGCCACGGGTACGACCGGGCGCAAAAATGTGAACGGATACAACGCCTATATCACGGCCATTCAGGATATCGCGATGGGCGAGGTGTGGATTGTCGATCAATCCGCGGAGACGATCAGTGTCGGGACCGGCAAAAAAGAGATCATCTATGGGGAACTACCAGGCGCTGCACTGGCGCTTGTCGATGAGGTGTTCGAAGGGGACGTCGCCTTCAGCGAAGGCTTCAGCCCGTTATTGGAGGATACCTCCATCACGGTCGGTGCGCCGGTGCTCTCCGCAGAAGGGGAGGTTATCGCTGCGGTCCTTTTGCACGACTATATCGCAAACATGCAGGCTGCCGTGCGGTCGGGATTTTCGACTTTGGGAATCAGCTTGGCTTTGGCTTTGATCGCCGCGGTCGGGATAGCGGTCCTGTTGGCGAAACGGTTCATCCAGCCGCTGAAGAGGATGGAAGAAACGACACAGCAGTTGGCGGATAACCATTACGAAACCCATACGGGGATCATCCAAAATGATGAAATGGGTTCGCTTGCCGCCAACATCGATATTCTGGCGGACAAGTTGGCTGAGGCTGCGCAAGAAAGCGCCAAGTTGGATAAGATGCGCAAGGATTTCATCACGAGCATTTCCCATGAATTGCGCACGCCGGTCACGGTCATCCGCGGCTCGCTGGAGGCCTTGAACGATCATGTCGTCGAGGATCCCGCCAAAATCGATGAATACTACCAACAGATGTTGACCGAAAGCATCCATCTGGAGCGGATGATCAACGATCTGCTGGAGCTGTCGCGGCTGCAGAACCCGGACTATCAAATGGAGATGAGTTCCTTGAATTTTGTGGATGTCGTGGAGAATGCCATCCGTTCCGTGCGCTATATCGCCAGGGAAAAGGGGATTACGCTGACTTTCTCGAAAGAGCCGTTGGCGTTCATGCTGATGGGGGATTATACCCGGCTGCGGCAGATGCTGCTTGCCGTGATGGAAAATGCCGTCAAATTTTCAGCCGAAAAGAGCGAAATCCGGATCACGTTGACTGGCGCAGGTGAGGGCTGCCGATTGGCTATCACTGACAACGGGCCAGGAATCCCGGAAAAGGATCAACCGTACATCTTCGAAAAGTTCTTCAAATCAAACGAAGAAAGCAACAAGCAAGGCACAGGTCTGGGTTTGGCCGTCGCCAAGCAGATAGCCGATCGCCACGGCATCGTTTTGTCGGTCGAAAGCACACCGGGAAAAGGCTCTACCTTTCTTTTTGATCTGAACCAATAA
- a CDS encoding energy-coupling factor transporter transmembrane component T, translating into MREWELVKETWLHRVNPSLKLGMSLLLCIAIMFVRNLEIMAFIGSGLLVLFLLFTGQPLKRILLLLIPFCAIFVSTASSMILFGKGETLWFEWGLIRITEESFLRGMLIGLRALVFAVLGLTFALTTRPVNLFYSLMQQLRLDPKYAYSFMAALRLIPIMTEEFETIRNARKVRGSERVKGLQGILFKMKVYTIPLLSGSIRRAHRIAVAMEAKRFSGNESRTYYYKIGFSGNDFVFLAYMTLLAVMSYGAKHWIG; encoded by the coding sequence ATGAGGGAATGGGAATTAGTCAAAGAGACCTGGCTTCACCGTGTCAACCCCAGCCTGAAATTGGGCATGTCGCTGCTGCTATGCATCGCAATTATGTTTGTCCGCAACCTTGAAATCATGGCCTTCATCGGCAGCGGGCTTTTGGTCCTGTTCCTGCTGTTTACGGGACAGCCGTTGAAGCGGATCTTATTGTTGTTGATTCCTTTCTGCGCCATTTTCGTGTCGACAGCCAGCTCCATGATCCTGTTCGGGAAAGGCGAAACGCTTTGGTTCGAATGGGGGCTGATCCGCATCACCGAGGAAAGTTTCTTGCGGGGGATGCTGATTGGCCTGCGCGCATTGGTCTTCGCTGTTTTGGGCTTGACCTTCGCATTGACGACGAGGCCGGTCAACTTGTTTTATTCGTTGATGCAACAGCTTCGGCTGGATCCTAAATATGCCTACAGCTTCATGGCTGCGCTGCGGTTGATCCCGATCATGACGGAAGAATTCGAAACGATCCGCAATGCCCGCAAGGTGCGCGGCAGCGAAAGGGTGAAAGGCTTGCAGGGTATCCTCTTCAAGATGAAGGTCTACACGATTCCGTTGCTGTCAGGAAGCATCCGGCGGGCGCACCGCATCGCCGTGGCGATGGAAGCGAAACGCTTTTCCGGAAATGAGAGCCGGACCTATTATTATAAGATAGGTTTTTCCGGCAACGATTTTGTTTTCCTCGCGTACATGACGCTGCTTGCGGTCATGAGTTATGGGGCGAAGCATTGGATAGGTTGA